In one window of Henckelia pumila isolate YLH828 chromosome 1, ASM3356847v2, whole genome shotgun sequence DNA:
- the LOC140860290 gene encoding uncharacterized protein, protein MNPKDFAGTIDPLVEEGWIRSLEVIFRYMQLGDRDRVHCAIFHLKDDAALWWEGVEKTVDTTTLPWTEFRKLFFEKYFTADVRARLNTEFLSLRQGDLSVAEFVVKFERGCHFVPLIEDDEAEKLQHFIVGLRPTIRRDVLMAEPADYASALRRDLRSEQTLRDISAEAQSKRPLPSHGAEVFYRCKKPGHVISDCPWSETSTQGRVYVMQAKEADPDTMLIIGRILVAGVTTRAFLDSGATHSFISETFARKRVIVCEELFGCFTVTITSGEELSTRNIVKNLELLLQGQSVSADLIVLPMSEFDLILGMDWMTKNAVVIDFHQRSVLVRPEGEEPFWFEATRGSRRTQIISFTQVKQLMHE, encoded by the exons ATGAATCCAAAAGACTTTGCTGGCACCATTGATCCACTGGTAGAGGAGGGATGGATCCGTTCGCTTGAGGTGATCTTTCGATATATGCAATTGGGAGATCGGGATCGAGTCCATTGTGCTATCTTCCACCTCAAGGATGATGctgccctttggtgggagggagtAGAGAAGACAGTGGACACAACTACCCTGCCTTGGACTGAGTTTAGAAAACTTTTCTTTGAAAAGTATTTCACCGCGGATGTTAGAGCCCGTTTGAACACGGAGTTCCTGAGCCTGAGACAGGGGGATCTATCAGTGGCTGAGTTCGTGGTGAAATTTGAGCGAGGTTGCCACTTTGTGCCTTTGATTGAAGACGACGAGGCTGAGAAGCTCCAGCACTTTATTGTTGGGCTACGACCCACTATCCGACGAGATGTGCTCATGGCGGAGCCAGCTGATTATGCTTCGGCGCTCAGACGAGATTTGAGGTCTGAGCAGACATTGAGGGATATCAGCGCTGAGGCACAGAGTAAGAGACCGCTCCCATCTCATG GTGCTGAAGTTTTTTATCGGTGCAAGAAGCCGGGGCACGTGATCTCAGATTGTCCATGGAGTGAGACGTCGACTCAGGGAAGAGTCTACGTGATGCAGGCCAAGGAGGCCGATCCTGATACTATGCTCATCATAG GTAGAATATTAGTAGCCGGAGTAACCACTAGAGCTTTTCTAGATTCGGGGGCTACTCATTCTTTTATTTCGGAGACCTTTGCCCGTAAGCGGGTTATTGTGTGCGAAGAGCTGTTTGGTTGTTTCACAGTGACTATCACATCAGGGGAAGAGCTGTCCACGAGGAATATAGTGAAGAATCTTGAGCTTCTATTGCAAGGGCAATCAGTGAGTGCAGATCTGATAGTGTTGCCCATGTCTGAGTTCGATTTGAtacttgggatggattggatgacgaagaaCGCAGTGGTGATCGACTTTCATCAGAGATCAGTGTTGGTTAGACCCGAAGGAGAAGAACCGTTTTGGTTTGAGGCTACCAGGGGTTCGAGGAGGACTCAGATTATATCTTTCACGCAAGTTAAGCAGTTGATGCATGAATGA